In Patescibacteria group bacterium, the sequence GAAGCTAATGCCAAACAAGCCATAAAGGAACTTAATCTGGACGCAAAAATAGAGAAGGTTACCGACATAACAGAGATTATGAATTACGGCATTATGAGCACTCCCGCACTAGTCGCCGATGAAAAGGTCTTAAGCTACGGACGAATTCCTGATGTGGAAGAAATAAAACAACTCCTAAAATAAAATCCTTA encodes:
- a CDS encoding thioredoxin family protein yields the protein MIIKILGSGCPNCQRLEANAKQAIKELNLDAKIEKVTDITEIMNYGIMSTPALVADEKVLSYGRIPDVEEIKQLLK